Proteins co-encoded in one SAR202 cluster bacterium genomic window:
- a CDS encoding A/G-specific adenine glycosylase: MEVEEFKNIINSWYLFNRRDLPWRKTFDPYSILVSEIMLQQTQVSRVLNFYDKFLNTYPNFSSLAGADNKKLFELWNGLGYWKRALNLRKIAEIIQVKYGGVFPNDIDILKTLPGVGEYTSAALKCFIYNYPIAFVETNIRKVLKHFFFPDIENIPDKQIYRIADLVLDRNNPREWNYALMDYGSSELRLRKVSRNAKKESFVLSNRYYRGVLIRYINQKGKVSIDEINILLNEKNENKISSNRIKLILESLVKDQLIIYKNDKYFI, translated from the coding sequence GTGGAAGTAGAAGAATTTAAAAATATAATAAATTCGTGGTATTTGTTTAATCGTCGAGATTTACCTTGGCGTAAAACCTTTGATCCTTATTCTATTTTAGTTTCTGAAATAATGTTGCAACAGACACAGGTTTCAAGAGTGTTAAATTTTTACGATAAATTTTTAAATACATATCCGAATTTTTCGAGTTTGGCTGGTGCTGATAATAAGAAATTATTTGAATTATGGAATGGATTAGGTTATTGGAAAAGGGCTTTAAATTTGAGGAAAATAGCTGAAATTATTCAAGTAAAATATGGAGGTGTTTTCCCAAATGATATAGATATACTAAAAACGTTACCAGGTGTTGGAGAATATACTTCTGCAGCACTCAAATGTTTCATCTATAACTATCCGATAGCATTTGTAGAAACCAACATTAGAAAAGTTCTTAAACATTTTTTCTTTCCTGATATCGAAAACATACCTGATAAACAAATATATAGAATTGCAGATTTAGTGTTAGATAGGAACAATCCTAGAGAATGGAACTATGCTTTAATGGATTATGGTTCTAGTGAATTGAGGTTAAGAAAAGTAAGCAGAAACGCTAAGAAAGAATCCTTTGTATTATCAAATAGATATTATCGTGGTGTTTTAATTAGATACATTAATCAAAAAGGTAAAGTTTCTATAGATGAGATAAATATTTTATTAAATGAAAAAAATGAAAATAAAATTTCTAGTAACAGAATAAAATTGATTTTGGAATCCTTAGTCAAAGATCAATTAATAATCTATAAAAATGATAAATACTTTATATAA